The segment caatgccaaagaatgctcaaactactgcacaattgcactcatctcacatgctagcaaagtaatgcttaaaattctccaagccaggcttctatagtatgtgaactgtgaactttcagatgttcaagctgagtttagaaaagccagaggaaccagaggtcaaattgccaacatctgctggattatcaaaaaagcaagagagttccagaaaaacatctacttctgctttattgactatgccaaagcctttgactgtgtggatcacaagaaactgtggaaaattcttcaagagatgggaataccagatcacctgacctgtctcttgagaaatctgtatgcaggacaggaagcatcagttagaactggacatggaacaacagactggttccaaattgggaaaggagtacatcaagactgtatattgtcaccctgcttatgtcatttatatgccaagtacatcatgagaaatgttggactggatggagcataagctagaatcaagatttcaaggagaactatcaataaccttagatatgcagatgacaccacccttatggtagaaagtgaagaggaactaaagagcttctttatgtgggtgaaagaggagagtgaaaaagttggcttaaagctcaacattcagaaaactaagatcatggcatctggccccatcacttcatggcaaatagatgtggaacaatgaaaacagtgagatattttattttggggggctccaagatcactgcagatggtgactgaagccattaaattaaaagacgtttgctccttggaagaaaagctatgaccaaccaagacagcatattaaaaagcagagacattactttaccaacaaaggtccatctagtcaaggctatggtttttccagtagtcatgtatggatgtgagagttggactataaagaaagctgagcatggaagaattgatgcttttgaagtgtggtgttggagaagactcttgagagtcctttggactgcaaggagatccaaccagtccaccctaaaggaaatcagtcctgagtgttcattggaaggactgatgctgaagttgaatctccactactttggccacctgatgtaaagaactggctcatttgaaaagaccctgatgctggaatgattgaaggcgggaggagaaggggacaacagaagatgagatggttggcatcaccgactcaatggatatgagtttgagtaagcttatggagttggtgatggacagggaagcctggcatgctgtagtccatggggtcatagagagtcagaaaggactgagggactgaactgaactgaaaaccttctggctaatcctgttatcttaaaatgtaaactatgggagtgggtctagtaagatctttgcaactttgagacattcttttgacttATTGTAATagctaattttaaaagtatataactcccatGCTAGCACTAGCAAGGGGGCATTCTCTGCCCCCCTCCTGATGTatttgtcagaagctttctctgtcccttttcttacttggataaaactctgctacacaaaaacaaacaaataaatgaatttagaagAAATGTTTGGTTCAATGTATTGATTGATAGCTCATCAATCAGGTGCGAGCAGATTAGGATCATTATGCCTTCTTGATGGGTTAAGCTCTTTACTATTACAGCATGTCTCTCTTTATTCTCAGTAATGTCCCTTGTTCTGAAGTCTTCAGAGTCAGATATTGATGGGATTTCTTTGGTTCCCTTATAATTACTGTTTGCATTGtatgtcttttctccattcttttattttaagcagtctgtgtctttatatttaaaattgattcCTTATACACAGCAAATAGCTGGTTCTTGCTTGTGGTTCATCTTGACAGTATCTGTCTCTTAGTGAAGTCCTTAGACCATTCACATGAAATTACTTTAATGACTGTATATCTactatctttctatttattttatctttacaaCCCCAAGAATTCTCCATGcctgaatattggagtgggtaacctttcccttcttcaagggatcttcccaacccagggatcaaacccaggtctcccacattgcaggtggattctttaccagctgagccacaagggaagctctttattttatctatttctgctcatttttcctACTCATTCTGTCCtccattggatttttttttcagttttctatttcttctgttggttttattttatgttttaatttatctATAACTTTTATCTTCCACTTCATTAGATGATATTGtaaaatcttttcatatacttcttttttatatctaatgtttttatttaaaaaattcactacATATTACATCATTTACTttgtcatgttttaattttttgttagaTGTGGAGCTTTAatcttttaagaaacattttattgatgtatgctgctgctgctaagttgcttcagtcatatccaactctgtgcgacaaaatagatggcagcccaccaggctccgccgtccctgggattctccaggcaagaacactggagtgggtatgacTGACATATAAAAactgtacatttttaatttatacaatTTCCTGAGTCTGAagatagcactcatctcacatactagcaaagtaatgctcaaaattctccaagccaggcttcagctatacatgaaccatgaacttccagatgttcaagctggttttagaaaaggcagaggaaccagagatcaaattgccaacatctgctggatcattgaaaaagcaaaagagttccagaaaaacatctatttctgctttatttactatgccaaagcctttgactgtgtggatcacaataaactgtggaaaattctgaaagagatgggaataccagaccacctgacctgcctcttgagaaacctgtatgcaggtcaggaggcaacagttagaactggacatggaacaacagactggttccaaataggaaaagcagtacgtcaaggctgtatattgtcaccctgcttatttaacttatatgcagagtacatcctaagaaatgctgggctggaggaagtacaagctggaatcaagattgtggggagaaatatcaataacctcagatatgcagatgacaccacccttatggcagaaagtgaagaggaactcaaaagcctcttgatgaaagtgaaagaggagagtgaaaaagctggcttaaagctcaacattcagaaaactaagatcatggcatctggtcctatcacttcatgggaaatagaaggggaaacagtggaaagagtgtcagacttcattttctggggctccaaaatcactgcagatggtgattgcagccatgaaactaaaagacacttgttccttggaaggaaagttgtgaccaacctagatagcatattgaaaagccagagacattactttgccaacaaaggtcaatctagtcaaggctatggtttttccagtggtcatgtatgggtgtgaaagttggactgtgaagaaagctgagcaccaaagaattgatgtttttgaactgtggtgttggagaagactcttgagagtccctagactgcaaggagatccaaccagtccatcctaaaggagatcagtcctgggtgttcattggaaggactgatgttgaagctgaaactccagtactttggccacctcgtgtgaagagttgactcattggaaaagaccctgatgctgggagggattgggggcaggaggagaagggttcgacagaggatgagatggccagatggcatcaccgactcgatggacatgagtttgggtgaactctaggagttggtgatggacagggaggcctagcgtgctgcgattcatggggtcgcaaagagtcggacacgactgagcgactgaactgaactgaagataattaTATGCTTGTGAGATTGTCACCACAATGTGTGTCACAAACATATCTGCTACctctaaaagtttcttttttattgttattgcttCTTTTGTAATAACATCCAACATAAGATATACTGTCTAAACAAATTTCAAGTGTAAAACACAGTATTGTTTCCTACAGTCACCATGATGAATATTAGAACTCCAGAGCTTTTTATCTTATAATAGAAACTACTTTGTCTAAACTAGTATCTCCCTGCTTTCCTCTTCCTCAGGCAACTGCTACTCTCTGTGTCTATGAGATTTTCTATgattttgactattttagatttcTTGTATAAGTGATACCACataatatttattcttctgtgtctggtttattgCACTTAGTGTAAAGTTCTCCAGGTTGCAGTGTCTAAATGTCTTACGGTGAATTTTTTGTTAACTACTCACTTAGTTAACCTTTAAAGTTTATCTGAATTCAATTTGCTGTGAATCCCACCTCCTTCTACTTcctgtttataaattttttttaaattttgttggcattgttttgttttctgaactaGCATTTCAGTTTAGTAGATAACAATGCTATTTATAGGTACTATCATGTTCTTTGTGCCTCATATTGAAGTTTTCAGtcatagatattttttcttagttaatgaaagttttgtttttcaacaATGACTGTTATTAAAGACTTTTCCTCtgtattgagataatcatatgcttattttcttgtattttgttaGTACAGTGAATTATATTGAATGATAGTCAAACTTCAAACCATATTATATTTCTGGGTATCTTAACTAGATCATCCCTTTTGCTAcctgtttttatatattcttgaatttgtattgctatttttaaaggaaatttttatacttctttttaaGTGAAATTGGCTTAAAATATTCCCTTATAATGATGCTTGTCAAATTTTAGAATGAAGTTTATTCTGATTCCATTGGGTGGAGGAATGTTCttccagaaagaggaagaaatatcaatctcTGTCTTCAATGGCATTCTTGCATTAAAGGAgtcaaaatttgttttttctttatgactAGCTTTATCCAGTTCTTAATGGGGACTCTATTTTCTAGAGTCCATAATGtataatgtttataaatatttaattttgtgctTGAGAATTGGGAGTTTAATTACTCAAGATAGAAGATGCCTAGATAAATTTATTAAGTTATGAATACAGacatattttgataaatatacCAGATTGCTTTCTAAAAATTTATCAGTAATGTTTCACTAAATAGAACTTCCACATTTCCAAATTTTAAGAACATAACACTTCtctcttgttttaaaatatatttttgctacCTAATAGattgactttttttctgtttgtgtttatCATTTACATAGCTTTTCATGAAATTTGCTGCCCATGATATATGACTCATGAGTGTTCAGAAATAGGAAAACATGGTTGTCATTTGAGAATTAGGTTTTATAAGCATACATAATGGATAGAACATATGTCAATTCTCTTCAATTCAATTACAGTGACTCTTAGACCAGTAAATTTTGATTTTAATCTGGTGAGAGGTATTAACACACCCTGAAAAAGACTATATGCAGCCCTGAATGTATAGGAAAATAAGAGAGGGAGTCACCAAGGCAAATCAGAACAGTGCCCACCCCAACATTGTTCAGGTGGTGTTTCCCTGTCGGGTTATCAGAGTATGATGATCTTGTGTCAATCAAGTAACCAATATAGGTtcaccaaaagtgaaagtgaagtcactcagtcatgtccgactcttagcgaccccatggactgtagcctacccggcttctctgtccatgggattctccaggcaagagtactggagtgggttgtcatttccttctccaggggatcttcctgacccagggatcgaacctggatctcctgcattggaggcagacgctttaacctctgagccaccagggaagccccaggttcaCCAAAAGCGCTAATAATTTGATATCTATtctaatcacaatgctgtgactatctgatttgttttataattacaaTTTCAGTGGAACTTGACAAATTCCCCCAAGTTTCTTGCAATTATCAACAAATTGGCATTTCTGGGTCTGTAAGTCTGTGGGCCAAAACttgcactgctactgctgctgctaagtcacttcagtcgtgtccgactctgtgcgaccccatagacggcagcccaccaggctcccccgtccctgggactctccaggcaagaacactggagtgggttgccatttccttctccaatgcatgaaagtgagaagtgaaagtgaagtcactcagtcgtgtccgactctcagcgacctcatggactgcagcccaccaggctcctccatccatgggatcctccaggcaagagtactggagtggggtgccattgccttctccgaaaacttGCACTAGGGCAATTCATTTAATTGGTATCAATTATGAGGTTTTCTGATGGTTGGCCAGCAAAATGTGCTCTGCTGGTCATACCCTTCTGCAATTCGAATACAGAGTAAGTTCTGTGAGTCTTTGTTTCCTTAATATTCAGTCATTTATATGAGGCCAGAGTTCTTTCTTAGTCTCCTCTGCCCACAACCTCTGcataaattaagttaaaaaatgcagaaaattatTGAGCTGCATTGAATTGAACAAAGCTGAACATTAGCACACTGAGATTAACACTGCATATGTTTATAACATACCATTGTAAACATATGTTTATAATGTCTATTATATCCTTTACTTGCCTTTATTATCTAGTAATGAACGTTTTAATAGATATCTTGACCTCATTTGAAATCTTTTACTGACCAAGAAACTATGGCTTTGCCTCTTTTGTAAAACCTGTCATCTCTCATTTGAATAATATTCATACAgcttgtttttaataaatttaaatttattaacgTGATATCCAGTGAAGTAACTCACACCCTCACATGTGGACAACAAACATGATAAAGAGATCAGATTGCGGCACGGTACAATGTATCAAAGATATGACTGAGGTAAGGACAATCTAGTTTTCCACTAGTTTCCTATTTCATCACTCAAATGCCTCATGTGTATCAAACAACAATATAACTTACCTGAAAATCACTGTTTTGAATATTATATCCTTCTTATGGCACTTACTGCATGTGCTTGCATGTTAAACTTTTTGTATATTGATAAATATGGTAATAGACAGAACAGTAATTGTCTTACAATctaagtaataaaaacaaaaacacaattacatcttcagttaaaaaatgacatttggaTTTAAAGCTAACACAAACAGAATAAACACCTCCTGGCATGAATCAGTGATGTGGTGATAACAGTGATAGATCTGTGACTAATAAGGGGCCGAATCAATTGTGCTCACCTTCTTTATCCTAGTCATTCCCTGATTTGGTGAGATGTTTCTGAAATTtcacttaaagtttttttttaaagtatgagatACCTTTCATAATTACTAATATGTGTGCTTTCTGTGACCACTTTGAAATTTAAACTCTCACATGAATTAAACAACATCACTGTCTATTTAGATATCCTATAATCATTTTTAGCTGGTAGGTTTATTAtcaatgatataaataaaatctgtaaagtGCTATGACTGTTGTCCCAGAAAGCATAAGACTACTCTTATAGTTTGAATTATGGCCTTGGTGATGCTATTGATATGTTATTTGTTTCAAAATCAGAGCGTCAAAACTCAGTCCTGTCATTGACACTATATAGTATTTGgggtatttaaaatttaatataagtaataaatataatttaaaatttatgaacagTATTACCTTATTTATGAATGTGGAATATTTGCAACTACTTATAGGAATCAAGTTATTAGCTGAAATAGTTATGAATTATAACTTATGAAAGTAGTTTTCATTTAGCCTGTAATGTCAAAGCAGTTTCTGTTTTTAGCACTAAATTGCTTTCTATGCTACTCCAGTCAAGTTAGATGTGTGCAAGATTTTTTAACAAGACCtatataagtaaaattataaattttaatacatGTAGTTACtgttttgggacttccctcatggctcagacagtcaagaatctgcctgcaatgtgggagacctgggttcaatacctgggctgggaagatcccctgaaggaggccatgacaacccactccagtattctggcctggagaatcagaggagcctggcaggctacagtccatggggtcacaaagagtcagatacaactgagcaactaagcacagcacagcacagttacTATTTCAGGGAAGATGAAGTGAGCCACAGAATATTAAAACTGGTAACATAATATGAGGTTCTGCATTGCATTTGCCAACTTTAGAGTGACCAATTCAGGTCCTATAACCGGAAAGACTAATTATGATAGAGACACAATAATAACAAATATACATGGGCATtacaaaaaacaagaaaggacTTGTGTTGCTTCATCACAGTTGTCTAACAGGCTTCCTTGGAACCCACATGTTGGTTCCTTAGTTTCTTCATGGCTTCCTTTACATCTTTATTCCTTAGAGTGTAAATCATAGGGTTAAGAAGAGGAGTGAATACAGTAAAAAACACAGAGATAAATTTATCAATTGTGAAGCTTTCAAAGGGCCAAATATAGATAAAGATTAATGGGCCAAAGAACAGAACTACAACAGTAATGTGGGCAGACAGAGTGGAAAGTGCCCTGGATGTCCCACCAGAGGCTTGGCGATGGACAGTAGCAAGGATGATAGTGTAAGAAATGagcaaaaggagaaaacagaTAAGTGACAACAGGCCACTATTTGTGAGCACCAGGATCTCTAAAACATAGGTGTCCAAGCAGGCAAGTTTAATCACGAGGGGGAGATCACAAAAGAAATTGTCTACCTTGTTGGGTCCACAGAAAGGAAGATCTATTGTGAATACCAGGTGACTGGCTGAGTGCAAGATGCCAATGGCCCAGGAGACCCCCACCAGGACAGTGCATGCTCTTCGGCTCATGATCGTCATGTAATGCAGAGGTTTGCATATAGCGATATACCTATCATAGGCCATGGCAACAAGAAGTACCATCTCACTGCCCCCAAAAACatgcaagaaaaaaatctgtgacaTGCATCCCTTGAAAG is part of the Bubalus bubalis isolate 160015118507 breed Murrah chromosome 11, NDDB_SH_1, whole genome shotgun sequence genome and harbors:
- the LOC102397812 gene encoding olfactory receptor 4K1-like; the protein is MSNLSSPDSFNGWSNKSVVTEFILLGLSSSRELQLFLFFIFSVFYGAAVLGNSLIILTVITDSRLHSPMYFLLSNLSFIDVCQATFATPKMIADFLSEHKTITFKGCMSQIFFLHVFGGSEMVLLVAMAYDRYIAICKPLHYMTIMSRRACTVLVGVSWAIGILHSASHLVFTIDLPFCGPNKVDNFFCDLPLVIKLACLDTYVLEILVLTNSGLLSLICFLLLLISYTIILATVHRQASGGTSRALSTLSAHITVVVLFFGPLIFIYIWPFESFTIDKFISVFFTVFTPLLNPMIYTLRNKDVKEAMKKLRNQHVGSKEAC